Proteins encoded in a region of the Pseudoxanthobacter soli DSM 19599 genome:
- a CDS encoding thiamine pyrophosphate-dependent dehydrogenase E1 component subunit alpha, with translation MTNNPFPLSEAELAQAYRTMRTIREFEERLHVEFARGDIPGFVHLYAGEEACATGIMMHLNDVDRIASTHRGHGHCIAKGVDVHEMMAEIYGKSNGSCRGKGGSMHIADLSKGMMGANGILGAGAPLICGAGLAAKFRGDGGVGITFFGDGAANQGTVLESMNLAAIWNLPVIFVVENNGYAESTSVEYATAVDSYVDRATGFGLPGVTVDGTDFFAVHEAAGEMIRRAREGGGPALLECKTVRFFGHFEGDAQTYKAKGENDANRASRDCLKLFAERVSSAGVLSDADLALIDREVAQLIDDAVESAKGASLPTPRELTTDVYVAY, from the coding sequence ATGACCAACAATCCCTTCCCGCTTTCCGAGGCGGAACTGGCGCAGGCCTATCGCACCATGCGGACCATCCGCGAGTTCGAGGAGCGGCTGCATGTCGAATTCGCCCGCGGCGACATTCCCGGCTTCGTACACCTCTATGCCGGCGAGGAGGCCTGCGCGACCGGCATCATGATGCATCTGAACGATGTCGACCGCATCGCCTCCACCCACCGCGGCCATGGTCACTGCATCGCCAAGGGCGTCGATGTCCACGAGATGATGGCCGAGATCTACGGCAAGTCGAACGGCTCGTGCCGCGGCAAGGGCGGCTCGATGCACATCGCCGATCTCTCCAAGGGCATGATGGGGGCGAACGGCATTCTCGGCGCCGGCGCGCCGCTGATCTGCGGCGCGGGGCTTGCGGCGAAGTTCCGCGGCGACGGCGGCGTCGGCATCACCTTCTTCGGCGACGGCGCCGCCAACCAGGGCACCGTGCTGGAAAGCATGAACCTCGCCGCGATCTGGAACCTGCCGGTGATCTTCGTGGTGGAGAACAACGGCTACGCGGAATCGACTTCCGTCGAATATGCGACGGCCGTCGATTCCTATGTCGACCGGGCGACCGGCTTCGGCCTGCCGGGCGTGACCGTCGACGGCACCGACTTCTTCGCGGTGCACGAGGCGGCCGGCGAGATGATCCGGCGCGCGCGCGAGGGCGGCGGCCCGGCCCTGCTCGAATGCAAGACGGTGCGCTTCTTCGGCCATTTCGAGGGCGACGCCCAGACCTACAAGGCGAAGGGCGAGAACGACGCCAACCGCGCCAGCCGCGACTGCCTGAAGCTGTTCGCGGAGCGCGTGTCGTCCGCGGGCGTGCTCTCCGACGCCGATCTGGCGCTGATCGACCGGGAGGTCGCGCAACTGATCGACGATGCGGTGGAAAGCGCCAAGGGCGCCAGCCTGCCGACGCCGCGCGAACTCACCACCGACGTCTACGTCGCCTACTGA
- a CDS encoding alpha-ketoacid dehydrogenase subunit beta has protein sequence MARKLSYKLAINEALDLEMRRDPTVILMGEDIVGGAGAPGETDAWGGVLGVTKGLNAKHPGRLLDTPLSESAYIGAAIGAAACGMRPVAELMFLDFMGVCFDQILNQAAKFRYMFGGKARTPVVIRAMVGAGFRAAAQHSQMLTPMFTHVPGLKVVCPSNAYDAKGLLIQSIRDDDPVIFCEHKNLYGHETDVPAESYAIPFGEANVVREGKDVTIVAYGLMVHRALDAAEKLAKEKRIEAEVIDLRTLSPIDWDTVIESVEGTGRLVVVDEANPRCSIACDVAATVAQQAFSALKAAPQMVTAPHTPVPFSPALEDLYIPSADIIAAAVAKTVVREHA, from the coding sequence ATGGCCCGCAAGCTCAGCTACAAGCTGGCGATCAACGAGGCGCTCGACCTCGAAATGCGCCGCGACCCGACCGTGATCCTCATGGGCGAGGACATCGTCGGCGGCGCCGGCGCGCCCGGCGAGACGGATGCGTGGGGCGGCGTGCTCGGCGTGACCAAGGGGCTCAACGCGAAGCACCCCGGCCGCCTGCTCGACACGCCGCTGTCTGAATCGGCCTATATCGGCGCGGCCATCGGCGCGGCGGCCTGCGGCATGCGCCCGGTCGCGGAGCTGATGTTCCTGGACTTCATGGGCGTCTGCTTCGACCAGATCCTGAACCAGGCGGCCAAGTTCCGCTACATGTTCGGCGGCAAAGCCCGCACGCCGGTGGTGATCCGCGCCATGGTCGGCGCCGGCTTCAGGGCCGCCGCGCAGCATTCGCAGATGCTGACGCCGATGTTCACCCACGTCCCGGGGCTGAAGGTCGTCTGCCCCTCCAACGCGTATGACGCCAAGGGACTGCTGATCCAGTCGATCCGCGACGACGATCCCGTGATCTTCTGCGAGCACAAGAACCTCTACGGCCACGAGACCGACGTGCCGGCCGAGTCCTACGCCATCCCGTTCGGCGAGGCGAACGTGGTGCGCGAAGGCAAGGACGTCACGATCGTCGCCTACGGCCTGATGGTGCATCGCGCGCTCGACGCAGCGGAGAAGCTCGCCAAGGAGAAGCGGATCGAGGCCGAGGTGATCGACCTGCGGACGCTGTCGCCCATCGACTGGGACACCGTGATCGAGAGCGTGGAGGGAACCGGCCGGCTCGTCGTTGTGGACGAGGCCAACCCGCGGTGTTCCATCGCCTGCGACGTGGCCGCGACCGTGGCGCAGCAGGCCTTCTCGGCGCTCAAGGCCGCGCCGCAGATGGTGACGGCGCCCCACACGCCGGTGCCGTTCTCGCCGGCCCTCGAAGACCTCTACATCCCCTCCGCCGACATCATCGCCGCTGCCGTGGCGAAAACTGTCGTGCGCGAACACGCCTGA
- a CDS encoding acetoin dehydrogenase dihydrolipoyllysine-residue acetyltransferase subunit produces MNERIKPIVMPKWGLSMSEGKVTGWLKKPGARIAVGDEIVEVETDKIAGVVEAGDAGQLRRILGEPNTVYPVKALIGVVADEDVPDDEIDAFVAGYVTPAEDDEGGEEAGPRYEFAETPAGRIRYARKGDGAETVILIHGFGGDLDNWLFNIDALAGKATVYALDLPGHGQSDKTVKTPDLGGLSQALVGFMDTVGIANAHLVGHSMGGAIAIRTALDHPERVRSLTLIGSAGLGEEIDGDYVAGFAQANSRRDLKPLLERLFEDPGLVSRQLVDDVLKYKRLDGVETALAAISGAVFPNGRQAEVLSARLKDGPSTLVIWGAGDRIIPAAHAGVLGPAAKAEVIEGAGHMVQMEKANRVNELILGHIAG; encoded by the coding sequence ATGAACGAGCGTATCAAGCCCATCGTCATGCCGAAGTGGGGCCTGTCGATGTCGGAAGGCAAGGTCACCGGCTGGCTGAAGAAGCCGGGGGCGCGGATCGCCGTCGGCGACGAAATCGTCGAGGTGGAGACGGACAAGATCGCGGGCGTGGTGGAAGCCGGGGATGCGGGGCAGCTGCGCCGCATTCTCGGCGAGCCGAACACCGTCTACCCGGTGAAGGCGCTGATCGGCGTCGTCGCGGACGAGGACGTGCCGGACGACGAGATCGACGCCTTCGTCGCCGGCTACGTCACCCCCGCCGAGGACGACGAGGGCGGCGAGGAGGCCGGCCCGCGCTACGAGTTCGCGGAAACGCCCGCAGGCCGCATCCGCTACGCACGCAAGGGCGACGGCGCGGAGACGGTCATCCTGATCCACGGCTTCGGCGGCGATCTCGACAACTGGCTGTTCAACATCGACGCGCTCGCCGGGAAGGCCACCGTCTATGCGCTCGACCTGCCCGGTCATGGCCAGTCCGACAAGACCGTGAAGACGCCGGATCTCGGCGGCCTGTCCCAGGCACTCGTCGGCTTCATGGACACGGTGGGCATCGCGAACGCCCATCTCGTCGGCCACTCCATGGGCGGCGCCATCGCGATCCGAACCGCGCTCGACCATCCGGAGCGGGTTCGCTCGCTGACGCTGATCGGCTCGGCCGGACTCGGAGAGGAGATCGACGGTGACTATGTCGCCGGGTTCGCTCAGGCGAACTCGCGGCGCGACCTGAAGCCGCTGCTGGAGCGGCTGTTCGAGGACCCGGGCCTCGTCAGCCGCCAGCTCGTCGACGATGTGCTGAAATATAAGCGCCTCGACGGCGTCGAAACCGCCCTTGCCGCCATCTCCGGGGCCGTGTTTCCGAACGGGCGGCAGGCCGAGGTGCTGTCGGCCCGGCTGAAGGATGGACCGTCGACGCTGGTGATCTGGGGCGCCGGCGACCGCATCATTCCCGCGGCCCATGCAGGCGTCCTCGGGCCTGCTGCGAAGGCGGAGGTAATCGAAGGTGCCGGGCACATGGTTCAGATGGAGAAGGCGAACCGGGTGAACGAACTGATCCTCGGCCACATCGCGGGCTGA
- a CDS encoding branched-chain amino acid aminotransferase yields the protein MSDPLKTPISITRTETPHARPADNALSFGKVFTDHMFIMNYNADKGWHDPRVVPYGKLSLDPATSVLHYGQAIFDGLKAFRGADGKIRLFRAQRHAERLNKSCAALCIPTLDVDLVRRSFEAIVGVDNEWVPSAPGTSLYVRPTIIATDVALGVHPATNYIYFVICSPVGAYYKEGVKPVRILASDKYVRAVKGGLGEAKTAANYAASLSGQQEAEDKGYTQVLWLDGVERKYIDEVGTMNIWMLIGDEVVTPPLEGTILDGVTRNSVMTLLNDWGYTVSERRITIDEVMQAGHDGTLREMWGTGTAAVVSPVGELGYKDDKVFIGNGGTGALTQRLYDHITGIQYGREADTHGWTSVVDVPAAAEKQIA from the coding sequence ATGAGTGACCCGCTCAAGACCCCGATCAGCATCACTCGGACCGAGACGCCGCATGCGCGGCCGGCCGACAATGCACTTTCGTTCGGCAAGGTCTTCACCGACCACATGTTCATCATGAACTACAATGCGGACAAGGGTTGGCATGACCCCCGCGTGGTGCCCTACGGGAAGCTCAGCCTCGACCCAGCGACGTCGGTGCTGCATTACGGCCAGGCGATCTTCGACGGCCTGAAGGCCTTCCGCGGCGCCGACGGCAAGATTCGTCTTTTCCGCGCGCAGCGCCACGCCGAGCGTCTGAACAAGTCGTGTGCGGCGCTCTGCATCCCCACTCTCGACGTCGATCTCGTCCGCCGCTCGTTCGAGGCCATCGTCGGCGTCGACAATGAATGGGTTCCGTCCGCACCGGGCACGTCGCTCTATGTCCGGCCGACGATCATCGCCACCGACGTCGCCCTCGGCGTGCATCCGGCGACCAACTATATCTACTTCGTGATCTGCTCGCCGGTCGGCGCCTACTACAAGGAAGGCGTCAAGCCGGTGCGCATCCTTGCGTCGGACAAGTACGTCCGCGCGGTGAAGGGCGGCCTCGGCGAGGCGAAGACGGCGGCGAACTATGCCGCCTCGCTTTCCGGCCAGCAGGAAGCCGAGGACAAGGGCTACACTCAGGTCCTCTGGCTCGACGGCGTCGAGCGGAAATATATCGACGAAGTCGGCACCATGAACATCTGGATGCTCATCGGGGACGAGGTGGTCACTCCGCCGCTCGAGGGAACGATCCTCGACGGCGTCACGCGCAACTCCGTCATGACGCTCCTCAACGACTGGGGCTACACGGTGTCCGAGCGCCGCATCACCATCGACGAAGTGATGCAGGCGGGCCATGACGGCACGCTGCGCGAGATGTGGGGCACGGGCACCGCAGCCGTCGTCTCGCCGGTCGGCGAACTCGGCTACAAGGACGACAAGGTCTTCATCGGCAACGGCGGGACCGGCGCGCTGACCCAGCGGCTCTACGACCACATCACCGGCATCCAGTATGGCCGGGAGGCCGACACCCACGGCTGGACGAGCGTGGTGGACGTTCCGGCGGCCGCCGAGAAGCAGATCGCCTGA
- a CDS encoding SDR family NAD(P)-dependent oxidoreductase — protein sequence MSTETSFGSKRKVAIITGGSRGLGRSTVLNLAARGVASIFTYNSNRAEAEKVIGAVAEAGAEAVALQLDTGDTGRFDGFVQEVRQALSRLGAERFDYLVNNAGTSHHNGIEQTTEAELDMLYNVHFKGVFFLTQKLLPLINDGGRIVNVSSGLTRFAFPGSASYASMKGAVEVLTRYMAKELGPRRITANVVAPGAIATDFSGGMVRDNPDINARVAEATALGRAGVPEDVGPMIASLLSEDNRWVNAQRIEVSGGMLI from the coding sequence ATGTCGACGGAAACCTCTTTCGGATCAAAGCGAAAAGTCGCGATCATCACGGGCGGCAGTCGCGGATTGGGCCGCAGCACGGTGCTCAATCTCGCCGCCCGCGGCGTGGCCTCGATCTTTACCTACAATTCCAATCGGGCAGAAGCCGAGAAGGTCATCGGTGCGGTTGCCGAAGCCGGCGCCGAAGCGGTGGCGTTGCAACTCGATACTGGCGACACGGGGCGTTTCGATGGCTTCGTGCAGGAGGTGAGGCAGGCGCTTTCCAGGCTCGGAGCAGAACGCTTCGACTATCTCGTCAACAATGCCGGCACCTCGCATCACAACGGCATCGAGCAGACGACGGAGGCGGAACTGGACATGCTCTACAATGTCCACTTCAAGGGCGTGTTCTTCCTGACCCAGAAGCTGCTGCCGCTCATCAACGATGGGGGGCGCATCGTCAATGTCTCGTCCGGTCTGACCCGGTTCGCCTTCCCCGGCAGCGCTTCCTACGCCTCGATGAAGGGGGCTGTGGAGGTGCTGACCCGTTATATGGCGAAGGAGCTGGGGCCGAGGCGGATCACCGCCAATGTGGTCGCACCGGGTGCCATCGCCACCGATTTCAGCGGCGGCATGGTGCGCGACAATCCCGATATCAATGCGCGTGTCGCCGAGGCGACGGCGCTCGGCCGCGCCGGCGTACCCGAAGATGTCGGCCCGATGATCGCGTCCCTGCTTTCGGAAGACAATCGCTGGGTCAATGCCCAGCGCATCGAGGTATCGGGCGGCATGCTCATCTAG
- a CDS encoding AraC family transcriptional regulator has product MANGLAEALTHYTDRQVGQSPFITAIEGLTILRSDHERAPTHTIIRPALCVVAQGEKWSTFGKQRFEYKAGQALVVGIEMPSVGRIVAASPREPFLGAVIEFTPAIMRDVMEHMDAPLKTSGTVGRGVFVTDFEGPLADCVLRLIRLLDTPDAIPALHPLITREICYWLLAGPRGGDIAGMTLANSYAQRVIGAIHCLRARFTEAIRIDELAAIAQMSPSAFHRQFKALTSITPLQYQKQLRLLEARRLIVSKDVNVETAAFEVGYESPSQFSREYSRMFGAPPRRDIRKLGAPPALA; this is encoded by the coding sequence ATGGCAAACGGACTGGCTGAGGCGCTGACCCACTATACCGACCGGCAGGTCGGGCAGAGCCCGTTCATCACCGCCATCGAGGGGCTGACCATCCTGCGCTCGGACCACGAGCGGGCGCCGACGCACACCATCATCAGACCTGCGCTTTGCGTCGTCGCGCAGGGCGAGAAGTGGTCGACGTTCGGCAAGCAGCGCTTCGAATACAAGGCCGGGCAGGCGCTGGTGGTCGGCATCGAGATGCCGTCTGTCGGCCGGATCGTCGCGGCAAGCCCGCGCGAACCCTTCCTCGGTGCGGTGATCGAATTCACCCCTGCGATCATGCGCGATGTGATGGAGCACATGGACGCGCCGCTCAAAACCAGCGGGACGGTCGGCCGCGGCGTGTTCGTGACGGACTTCGAAGGGCCACTGGCAGATTGCGTGTTGCGGCTGATCCGCCTGCTCGACACGCCGGATGCGATCCCGGCGCTCCATCCCCTGATCACGCGCGAGATTTGCTACTGGCTGCTGGCGGGGCCGCGCGGCGGCGATATCGCCGGGATGACGCTGGCGAACAGCTATGCCCAGCGCGTGATCGGCGCCATCCACTGCCTGCGTGCGCGCTTCACGGAAGCGATCCGGATCGACGAGCTGGCCGCGATCGCACAGATGAGCCCGTCGGCCTTCCACCGCCAGTTCAAGGCGCTGACATCCATCACCCCGCTGCAATATCAGAAGCAGCTTCGTCTGCTGGAGGCACGGCGCCTGATCGTTTCGAAGGACGTCAACGTAGAGACGGCGGCGTTCGAGGTCGGCTACGAAAGTCCCTCGCAGTTCAGCCGCGAATATTCCCGCATGTTTGGCGCGCCGCCCAGGCGCGACATCAGGAAATTGGGAGCCCCCCCGGCATTGGCTTAG
- a CDS encoding ketopantoate reductase family protein, with protein sequence MKIAVMGAGAVGCYFGALLARAGHDVTLIGRLGHVEAIGHRGLLLDMGGRRHTVPVAATEAPAGVAGADLVLVCVKSNDTEEAGRQMAPHLAPECAVWSLQNGVDNAERLQAVLGREVVPVVVYVAAEMAGPGHVRHHGRGDLVVGPSGASEGLAARLTEAGIPARVSADALTALWTKLIVNCAYNAVSAITGQAYGELLPVPGLQEVMQDAVQECTAVALRLGVPLPADIWTTVLDVGVAMPGQRSSTAQDLARGRRTEIDHLNGYIVRKGLEFGVPTPVNRAMHSLVRALETRSAASAGG encoded by the coding sequence ATGAAGATCGCAGTCATGGGGGCCGGTGCCGTCGGCTGCTATTTCGGAGCGCTGCTTGCACGGGCCGGGCACGACGTGACGCTGATCGGCCGGCTCGGCCATGTCGAGGCGATCGGCCACCGTGGCCTTCTGCTGGATATGGGTGGCCGCCGTCACACGGTTCCGGTCGCCGCCACGGAAGCCCCGGCCGGCGTGGCGGGCGCGGATCTGGTGCTCGTCTGCGTGAAGTCGAATGACACCGAGGAAGCCGGTCGCCAGATGGCCCCTCATCTCGCACCGGAATGCGCGGTCTGGAGCCTGCAGAACGGTGTGGACAATGCCGAGCGGCTCCAGGCGGTGCTCGGTCGCGAGGTGGTGCCGGTCGTGGTCTATGTGGCCGCGGAGATGGCCGGACCGGGTCACGTTCGCCACCACGGGCGCGGTGACCTCGTCGTCGGGCCGTCCGGGGCGAGCGAAGGGCTGGCGGCCCGCTTGACGGAGGCGGGCATTCCCGCGCGCGTCTCCGCGGACGCACTCACGGCTCTCTGGACCAAGCTGATCGTCAACTGTGCCTACAATGCGGTGTCGGCGATTACGGGGCAGGCCTATGGCGAACTCCTGCCGGTGCCCGGCCTTCAGGAGGTCATGCAGGATGCGGTGCAGGAATGCACGGCGGTCGCCCTGCGCCTGGGCGTCCCGTTGCCCGCCGACATCTGGACGACGGTGCTTGATGTCGGCGTGGCGATGCCTGGCCAGCGCTCCTCCACCGCACAGGATCTGGCGCGAGGACGCCGCACCGAGATCGATCACCTCAACGGCTACATCGTCCGCAAGGGTCTGGAGTTCGGCGTGCCGACGCCAGTAAACCGGGCGATGCACAGCCTCGTGCGGGCGCTGGAAACCAGGAGTGCCGCCTCCGCAGGTGGCTGA
- a CDS encoding multidrug effflux MFS transporter: protein MSGSREALARMSSSTAPAEAQPAPAVRPPHVPLALVALLTFSGTFAMHIFVPALPSAAADLFVGPSSMQLTISLYILGLAVGQLIYGPVSDRFGRRPTLMVGLAIYALAGLAAAFAGNIHVLIVARLLQAFGGCAGLVLGRAIVRDTAGPDNAARRLALLNLMVTLGPGMAPLAGALLAGVAGWRAIFLVLTGLGVVNLLLTWRLLPETAVPASGGGGAVARNYRRLMLSPAFLGFAIGGGCATTSMYAFIAAAPFIFVEELHRPAGQVGTYLAVLILGVWVGSVLASRLVGRMPIRRLLVGANAISVVAALLLLVTVVSGHLSAGLAVGLMFVFTLGVGTAAPAALTEAVSVDPHVIGSASGLYGFSQMAVGALCTSLVGFGSNPALASAVVLTGAGIVAQLAFLVAARFQGRATDAKAIA from the coding sequence GTGAGCGGCTCCCGGGAGGCGCTCGCCCGCATGTCGTCGTCCACGGCGCCGGCGGAAGCTCAGCCCGCGCCTGCCGTGCGCCCGCCCCATGTTCCGCTCGCGCTGGTGGCACTGCTGACGTTCAGCGGCACCTTCGCGATGCACATCTTCGTTCCGGCGCTTCCCTCGGCCGCCGCGGACCTGTTCGTCGGTCCGTCCTCGATGCAGCTGACCATCAGCCTCTATATCCTCGGCCTCGCGGTCGGCCAACTGATCTACGGGCCGGTATCGGACCGGTTCGGCCGCCGCCCGACCTTGATGGTCGGGCTCGCGATCTACGCATTGGCGGGGCTCGCGGCGGCCTTCGCAGGCAACATCCATGTGCTGATCGTGGCGCGCCTGCTCCAGGCGTTCGGCGGTTGTGCCGGACTGGTGCTCGGCCGTGCGATCGTGCGGGACACGGCCGGGCCGGACAACGCGGCGCGGCGGCTGGCGCTGCTCAACCTGATGGTGACCCTGGGGCCGGGAATGGCGCCGCTCGCCGGGGCGCTTCTTGCCGGCGTCGCCGGCTGGCGCGCCATCTTTCTCGTGCTCACGGGCCTTGGCGTCGTCAACCTGCTGCTGACGTGGCGGCTGCTGCCAGAGACGGCCGTACCGGCCTCCGGCGGCGGCGGCGCGGTCGCGCGCAACTATCGCCGGCTGATGCTCTCGCCTGCCTTCCTCGGCTTTGCGATCGGGGGTGGCTGCGCGACCACGTCGATGTATGCGTTCATCGCGGCGGCACCGTTCATCTTCGTGGAAGAACTGCACCGGCCGGCCGGGCAGGTCGGCACCTACCTCGCGGTGCTCATTCTCGGCGTCTGGGTCGGCAGTGTGCTCGCCAGCCGGCTCGTCGGGCGGATGCCGATCCGGCGCCTGCTGGTCGGGGCGAACGCCATCAGCGTGGTCGCGGCGCTCCTGCTGCTCGTCACGGTCGTATCCGGGCATCTCTCCGCGGGGCTCGCTGTCGGGCTGATGTTCGTCTTCACCCTCGGTGTCGGCACCGCCGCGCCTGCGGCTCTGACGGAAGCCGTCAGCGTCGATCCGCACGTCATCGGATCCGCGTCCGGCCTCTACGGATTTTCACAGATGGCGGTCGGTGCGCTGTGCACGTCTCTTGTCGGGTTCGGCAGCAACCCCGCCCTTGCGTCGGCCGTTGTCCTGACGGGTGCGGGCATCGTCGCCCAACTCGCGTTCCTGGTCGCGGCGCGCTTCCAGGGTCGCGCGACAGATGCGAAGGCCATCGCCTGA
- a CDS encoding MarR family winged helix-turn-helix transcriptional regulator — translation MMSDSDCSPSRFGPLLALAARQWRRAVDRSLQPFGLTEATWLPLIRLARTPETLRQKELAASLSLDSSAVVRLLDSLQEAGLVERREQDGDRRAKTVVLTPAGQEMVRHVEESARTVRDDALAGVSQADLATTMRVLRHVCDVLAAPEGSQT, via the coding sequence ATGATGTCGGACAGCGATTGCTCACCAAGCAGGTTCGGCCCGCTGCTGGCATTGGCCGCCCGGCAGTGGCGGCGCGCCGTCGATCGCAGCCTTCAGCCGTTCGGGCTGACGGAGGCGACGTGGCTGCCGTTGATCCGGCTTGCGCGGACTCCCGAAACGCTGCGCCAGAAGGAACTCGCTGCCTCGCTCTCGCTCGACAGTTCCGCGGTTGTCCGCCTGCTTGATTCCCTTCAGGAAGCCGGCCTCGTCGAGCGGCGTGAGCAGGACGGCGACCGCAGGGCGAAGACCGTCGTGCTGACCCCGGCGGGGCAGGAGATGGTCCGGCACGTCGAGGAAAGTGCCCGCACGGTCCGCGACGACGCTCTCGCAGGCGTGTCGCAGGCCGACCTGGCGACGACCATGCGCGTGCTGAGGCATGTCTGCGACGTTCTCGCCGCGCCGGAGGGTTCGCAGACGTGA
- a CDS encoding TetR/AcrR family transcriptional regulator, with protein MARLKSDDRRSAILSATVELVAQQGTGASTASIAKSAGVAEGSIFTYFETKDDLLNQIYLDLKRDLINAILSGFPERGDLKARAHHVWQGYVAWGVSNPSKRKAMAQLSVSERISAGNKARGLAMFAEVTIILSECVTRPAVRTMPASYPGSVFAAIADATMDAIITDPSRSAEYSVAGFEALWNAVHE; from the coding sequence ATGGCGCGTCTCAAAAGCGACGATCGGCGCAGTGCGATTCTCTCCGCGACGGTGGAGCTCGTCGCGCAACAGGGGACGGGCGCCAGCACCGCCAGCATCGCCAAGAGCGCGGGAGTCGCCGAAGGCTCGATCTTCACCTATTTCGAGACCAAGGACGATCTCCTCAACCAGATCTACCTCGATCTCAAACGAGACCTGATCAACGCCATCCTGTCCGGCTTCCCCGAGCGCGGCGATCTGAAGGCGCGGGCGCATCACGTCTGGCAGGGCTATGTCGCCTGGGGCGTTTCCAACCCATCCAAGCGCAAGGCCATGGCGCAACTGAGCGTTTCCGAGCGCATCTCCGCTGGCAACAAGGCGCGGGGACTGGCGATGTTCGCCGAAGTCACCATCATCCTGTCGGAATGCGTTACGCGCCCCGCCGTACGGACCATGCCCGCCTCCTATCCGGGCAGCGTGTTCGCCGCCATCGCAGACGCGACGATGGACGCCATCATCACCGATCCCTCTCGCTCGGCCGAGTACAGCGTGGCCGGGTTTGAGGCCCTATGGAACGCCGTTCACGAGTGA
- a CDS encoding oxidoreductase encodes MTDPASKIWLVTGSAAGLGRDIAEAALKAGNMVVATARDPDRLADLATSHGNRVLPLALDVTDSAAAEATVEAAIERFGRIDVLVNNAGYGHLAPFEQMNAADFRDQIETNFFGVVNLSRAVLPTMRRQRSGHIIQISSVGGRMSTPGLSAYQAAKWAVGGFSESLAQEVASIGIKVCTLEPGGMRTNWAVRARHSDPVEPLPDYKPAFDALKALLDPMIGNEAGDPARVAQVVLAIANHPKPPLHLLLGSDALHYFGRVEAARIASDERWRAISRFTDFAGPDALPALPEE; translated from the coding sequence ATGACCGATCCTGCATCCAAGATCTGGCTCGTCACCGGCAGCGCGGCCGGTCTCGGCCGCGACATCGCCGAAGCCGCCTTGAAGGCCGGCAACATGGTGGTCGCAACCGCGCGCGATCCCGACAGGCTGGCGGACCTCGCGACATCGCATGGCAACCGCGTGCTCCCTCTCGCCCTCGACGTCACCGATAGCGCCGCCGCCGAGGCCACGGTCGAAGCCGCCATCGAAAGGTTCGGACGCATCGACGTCCTCGTGAACAACGCCGGATACGGCCATCTCGCCCCGTTCGAGCAGATGAACGCGGCGGACTTCCGCGATCAGATCGAAACCAACTTCTTCGGCGTGGTGAATCTGAGCCGTGCCGTCCTGCCGACGATGCGACGGCAGCGTTCGGGTCACATCATCCAGATTTCCTCGGTCGGTGGCCGCATGAGCACGCCCGGCCTGTCGGCCTATCAGGCGGCGAAATGGGCTGTCGGCGGCTTCAGCGAGTCGCTCGCGCAGGAGGTGGCATCGATCGGGATCAAGGTCTGCACGCTGGAACCCGGCGGCATGCGGACGAACTGGGCCGTCCGCGCGCGGCACAGCGATCCGGTCGAGCCCCTTCCCGACTACAAGCCTGCGTTCGACGCCCTGAAGGCGCTTCTGGATCCGATGATCGGCAACGAGGCCGGCGATCCCGCACGGGTCGCCCAGGTGGTGCTTGCCATCGCCAATCACCCGAAGCCGCCGCTGCACCTCCTGCTCGGCAGCGACGCACTTCACTATTTCGGCCGTGTCGAGGCTGCCCGGATCGCTTCCGACGAACGCTGGCGGGCCATCAGCCGGTTCACCGACTTTGCCGGACCAGACGCGCTTCCGGCGCTGCCGGAGGAGTGA